One window from the genome of Deinococcus sp. NW-56 encodes:
- a CDS encoding general stress protein, protein MTQRDPRLDLIPDQRTRVSVATYPTYGEAQRAVDYLSDQKFPVERTAIVGEGLKMVEQVTGRLDWGRAAGLGFGQGIFIGLFVGLLFGLLGLGGGNLLFAVGYGIFMGGVTGLLWGVVGYALSGGRRDFTSASGMRADHYVLLADPEVAEQARTLLSAMPAR, encoded by the coding sequence ATGACCCAGCGAGACCCCCGGCTTGACCTGATTCCCGACCAGCGCACCCGCGTAAGCGTGGCGACCTACCCCACCTACGGGGAGGCGCAGCGGGCGGTGGACTACCTCAGCGACCAGAAGTTTCCGGTCGAGCGCACCGCCATCGTGGGCGAGGGCCTGAAGATGGTCGAGCAGGTCACCGGGCGGCTCGACTGGGGCCGGGCGGCGGGGCTGGGGTTCGGGCAGGGCATCTTCATCGGCCTGTTCGTGGGCCTGCTGTTCGGATTGCTGGGGCTGGGCGGCGGCAACCTGCTGTTCGCGGTCGGGTACGGCATCTTCATGGGCGGCGTCACCGGACTGCTGTGGGGCGTGGTGGGCTACGCCCTGAGCGGCGGGCGGCGCGACTTCACCTCCGCCTCGGGCATGAGGGCGGACCACTACGTCCTGCTGGCCGACCCGGAGGTCGCCGAGCAGGCCCGCACCCTGCTGTCGGCCATGCCCGCCCGTTAG